One Sediminicola sp. YIK13 DNA segment encodes these proteins:
- a CDS encoding 30S ribosomal protein THX: MGKGDIKSKRGKISNNSYGARRKRKIKKRPTVEEKIKIEKKK; encoded by the coding sequence ATGGGCAAAGGTGATATCAAATCCAAAAGAGGTAAAATTTCAAATAATTCCTACGGGGCCAGAAGAAAACGAAAGATCAAAAAAAGGCCAACAGTAGAGGAAAAAATTAAAATCGAAAAAAAGAAGTAG
- a CDS encoding uracil-DNA glycosylase family protein yields MKPFLHTHPYEPFLFEGATKLIVGTLPPPRFTTGELKEGDVDFSYGSRDGQLWPILDRIFNLNLEYETTFHAIAQRQHFLRKRGIGICDIVASSERLKIDASDLGMQQIQLRNVIGYLHEYPKVHTLLFTGGNSKNGPEYFFRKHLNEFGLRLKLISNEVPRIHEFKLPSPGKNIEVERTIRTVSLTAPSGAANRAVGSLPKYKELKRKDPKFNTIDFRVLQYSQFF; encoded by the coding sequence ATGAAACCATTTTTGCACACACATCCTTATGAACCCTTCTTGTTTGAAGGGGCCACAAAACTGATAGTGGGCACGTTGCCCCCGCCTAGATTTACTACGGGAGAACTTAAGGAAGGGGATGTTGATTTTTCCTATGGTAGCAGAGATGGGCAGTTATGGCCAATTTTAGATCGGATATTTAATTTAAACTTGGAATATGAGACCACCTTTCATGCAATCGCACAACGACAGCATTTTTTAAGAAAACGGGGTATTGGAATATGTGATATTGTTGCCAGTTCTGAGCGTTTAAAAATTGATGCCTCCGATTTGGGAATGCAACAAATACAGCTTAGAAATGTCATAGGGTATCTTCACGAATATCCAAAGGTCCATACCCTTCTATTTACAGGAGGAAACAGTAAAAATGGCCCTGAATATTTCTTTAGAAAGCATTTAAATGAATTTGGACTTCGATTGAAATTGATTTCAAATGAAGTGCCGCGAATTCATGAGTTTAAACTGCCCTCACCAGGGAAAAATATAGAAGTGGAACGAACCATAAGAACGGTGTCCCTAACGGCTCCTTCTGGAGCTGCCAATAGAGCTGTGGGTAGTTTGCCCAAGTACAAAGAATTGAAAAGGAAAGACCCGAAATTCAATACGATTGATTTTCGGGTCTTACAGTATAGCCAATTTTTTTAA
- a CDS encoding FAD-containing oxidoreductase translates to MKKFDVIIIGSGQAGTPLAFKLAGIGKEVAFIEKEHFGGTCLNTGCTPTKAYVASARRMFDTKNGEEFGIHIPAGARTDLAKVKKRKDDLIKGSVEGIKKGIKDNEHITHIAGTASFIGEKTMEVNGEEITAEEIYINVGGRPRMPEEYKAVGPLNNQSILELTELPEHLVIVGGSYIGLEFGQMFKRFGCEVTIVEKNSAIISREDDDISASIQKTLENEGVKFRLNATCMGAKKLDDGQICVNVNCDQGEPQVIGTHVLLAIGRVPNTDLLNLEKAGIKTDEKGFIKVNDYLETNVPGIYALGDCNGEGAFTHTAYNDFEIIANHKLEGGNRKVSDRILTYGLFVDPPLGRAGMTLSQAKKTGKKLLVGKREMSKIARAKEKGETDGFMRVVVDAETMQIMGASILGVGGDEVVSGILNIMTAKQPYTVIRDSVQIHPTVSELIPTLLEGLKPMED, encoded by the coding sequence ATGAAAAAATTTGACGTTATCATCATAGGATCTGGTCAGGCAGGCACGCCATTGGCCTTTAAGCTTGCCGGGATAGGCAAGGAAGTTGCCTTCATCGAAAAAGAACATTTTGGAGGAACATGTTTAAACACGGGCTGTACGCCCACCAAGGCCTATGTAGCCAGTGCCCGTAGAATGTTCGATACAAAAAATGGTGAAGAATTCGGCATCCATATTCCAGCTGGGGCCAGGACCGATCTGGCGAAAGTAAAAAAACGGAAAGATGATCTGATAAAAGGATCTGTTGAAGGCATAAAGAAGGGAATCAAAGACAATGAACATATAACACATATAGCCGGAACTGCCTCTTTTATTGGAGAAAAGACAATGGAAGTGAATGGAGAGGAAATCACGGCCGAAGAAATCTACATCAATGTCGGAGGCCGTCCAAGAATGCCTGAAGAATACAAGGCTGTGGGGCCCTTGAACAATCAAAGTATTTTAGAGCTTACCGAGCTTCCAGAACATCTCGTTATTGTTGGAGGAAGTTATATAGGATTGGAATTTGGTCAAATGTTCAAGCGCTTTGGTTGCGAAGTCACCATTGTAGAAAAAAATAGTGCTATTATAAGCCGGGAGGATGACGATATTTCCGCATCCATTCAAAAAACCCTGGAAAATGAAGGGGTGAAATTTCGTCTCAATGCCACTTGTATGGGAGCTAAAAAATTGGATGACGGGCAAATATGCGTCAATGTCAATTGTGACCAAGGGGAACCACAAGTGATAGGTACACATGTATTATTGGCCATTGGCCGGGTTCCCAATACGGACCTCCTGAACTTGGAAAAAGCTGGTATAAAAACTGATGAAAAGGGTTTTATAAAAGTCAACGATTATCTTGAAACCAATGTACCCGGTATTTATGCCCTGGGCGATTGTAATGGGGAAGGTGCCTTTACCCATACGGCCTACAATGATTTTGAAATTATTGCCAATCATAAATTGGAGGGAGGGAACCGTAAGGTTTCTGATAGAATCCTGACCTACGGGCTGTTTGTAGATCCGCCTCTAGGCCGTGCCGGCATGACCCTGTCCCAAGCCAAAAAAACCGGTAAAAAATTGTTGGTGGGCAAAAGGGAAATGAGCAAAATAGCCAGAGCAAAAGAAAAAGGGGAAACAGATGGCTTTATGCGTGTTGTTGTGGACGCTGAGACCATGCAAATAATGGGAGCCTCCATACTAGGGGTTGGAGGTGATGAGGTCGTAAGCGGGATATTGAACATCATGACCGCAAAACAACCGTATACCGTTATTCGCGATTCTGTTCAAATACACCCTACGGTAAGCGAACTCATTCCTACCCTATTAGAAGGATTAAAACCCATGGAAGATTGA
- a CDS encoding M20/M25/M40 family metallo-hydrolase, which produces MKKLLFLSIFLVFSAISAQEAVPLKSSVRHTIDELRDFVSIPNDALEHADINRNITWLTKKFNERGFNTSVLPTDGESLFFAALPMEDSKPTILFYMHFDGQSVDPSKWDQPNPYNVVLKAPEGDGWKNLSFDELNDDINYEWRLFGRSTSDDKGPIVMFLNTIDLLKKANKVLPYNIKVILDSEEEKSSAPLAKAVKQYKELLKADFLIINDGPVHNSGKPTVIYGCRGITTLSLTTYGPEKPQHSGHYGNYAPNPGFQLAQVLASMKDTKGKVIIDGFYNGIALDEATMGILKSVPDDETEIKNNLQIKTAEEVGSFYQEALQYPSLNIRGLGSGWIGDKARTIVPESATAEIDLRLVPESDGTRLKNLVRKHVEKQGFFVTDKIPTKEERLAHDKIMTITEGTVTNAFRTDLNNPYGNFLVETLKNTFKEEVVQIRIMGGTVPIAPFINELEIPAFIVPLVNPDNNQHSPNENLKIGQIAYGIEVFYNLLSTPKL; this is translated from the coding sequence ATGAAAAAATTACTGTTTCTATCAATATTCCTTGTGTTTTCTGCCATTTCTGCCCAAGAGGCCGTACCATTGAAATCAAGTGTAAGACACACTATTGATGAGTTAAGGGATTTTGTTTCCATTCCCAATGATGCCCTGGAACATGCAGATATCAACAGGAACATTACTTGGCTTACCAAAAAATTCAACGAACGCGGTTTTAATACTTCCGTATTGCCCACAGATGGGGAATCCCTATTTTTTGCAGCCCTACCCATGGAGGATTCCAAACCTACCATCTTATTTTATATGCATTTTGATGGCCAATCCGTTGATCCTTCCAAATGGGACCAGCCGAACCCCTATAATGTAGTATTAAAAGCTCCCGAAGGTGATGGGTGGAAAAACTTATCCTTTGATGAGCTCAATGATGATATCAATTACGAATGGCGATTGTTCGGTAGGTCTACCTCTGATGATAAAGGTCCAATTGTGATGTTTTTGAATACTATAGATCTTTTAAAGAAAGCAAACAAAGTTCTCCCGTATAACATTAAAGTAATACTGGATAGTGAAGAAGAAAAGAGCAGCGCTCCTTTGGCGAAGGCCGTTAAACAATACAAGGAACTTTTAAAGGCCGATTTCCTGATTATCAACGATGGACCGGTTCACAATTCTGGTAAACCCACGGTAATTTATGGCTGCAGGGGTATTACCACCCTCTCCCTGACCACCTATGGACCAGAAAAACCACAACATAGTGGCCATTATGGAAATTATGCCCCAAATCCAGGCTTTCAACTGGCTCAAGTATTGGCAAGCATGAAGGACACCAAAGGAAAAGTAATCATTGATGGGTTCTATAACGGTATTGCCTTGGATGAGGCCACCATGGGCATTTTAAAAAGTGTCCCTGATGATGAAACTGAAATAAAAAACAATCTTCAGATAAAAACGGCTGAAGAAGTTGGAAGCTTCTACCAAGAAGCACTGCAATACCCTTCATTGAATATCAGAGGACTGGGCTCGGGATGGATTGGAGATAAGGCACGTACCATTGTTCCTGAAAGTGCCACCGCTGAAATAGACCTCCGTTTGGTACCTGAAAGCGATGGAACCCGCCTAAAAAACCTGGTAAGGAAACATGTTGAAAAACAAGGCTTTTTCGTCACTGATAAGATCCCTACTAAAGAGGAGCGCCTAGCACACGATAAAATCATGACCATAACAGAAGGGACAGTAACCAATGCCTTTAGAACGGACCTGAATAATCCCTACGGTAATTTTTTGGTCGAGACCTTAAAAAACACCTTTAAAGAAGAAGTAGTACAAATACGTATAATGGGAGGAACTGTTCCTATTGCCCCGTTTATAAACGAATTAGAGATACCTGCCTTTATTGTCCCTTTGGTAAACCCGGACAACAATCAGCACAGTCCAAATGAAAATTTGAAAATTGGGCAAATAGCCTATGGGATTGAAGTATTTTATAATTTACTGAGTACTCCAAAACTATAA
- the trpA gene encoding tryptophan synthase subunit alpha, which translates to MNRINQKLQDSKKLLSIYFTAGYPNLNDTVKIIQDLEKNGVDMIEIGLPFSDPLADGPTIQASSTQALKNGMNTALLFEQLKDIRETVSIPLIVMGYFNPMLQFGVEAFCKKCQEIGIDGIIMPDLPLDVYQDKYEHIFKANGLANIFLITPQTSDARIRQIDAASDAFIYMVSSASVTGSQDGFGNSQEDYFNRIANMNLINPQIVGFGISNSETFDQATKKTKGAIIGSAFIKHLTYKGVKDLGEFVKSIR; encoded by the coding sequence ATGAATAGAATCAATCAGAAATTACAAGATAGCAAGAAGTTACTCTCCATATATTTTACTGCTGGATACCCCAATTTGAACGATACCGTAAAAATCATTCAGGACTTGGAGAAAAATGGGGTGGACATGATAGAGATAGGATTGCCCTTCAGCGATCCCTTGGCCGATGGTCCGACCATTCAGGCAAGCTCTACTCAAGCCCTTAAAAATGGCATGAACACAGCCCTTCTTTTTGAACAATTAAAGGATATTAGAGAAACGGTCTCCATCCCCTTGATCGTGATGGGGTATTTTAACCCTATGCTTCAATTTGGTGTAGAGGCCTTCTGTAAAAAATGTCAGGAAATAGGGATAGATGGCATTATCATGCCCGATCTGCCATTAGATGTGTATCAAGACAAGTACGAGCATATTTTCAAAGCAAACGGACTTGCCAATATCTTCCTGATTACCCCTCAGACGAGTGATGCCCGTATTCGACAAATCGATGCAGCTTCCGACGCCTTTATCTATATGGTGAGCTCTGCAAGCGTAACAGGCTCCCAAGATGGTTTTGGGAACAGCCAGGAAGATTATTTCAATAGGATTGCCAATATGAATCTTATAAATCCTCAAATTGTAGGATTTGGAATCAGCAATTCAGAAACCTTTGACCAGGCTACTAAAAAAACAAAAGGAGCCATTATTGGTTCGGCATTCATTAAGCATTTAACGTATAAGGGAGTAAAAGACCTTGGGGAATTTGTAAAATCCATTCGCTAA
- the trpB gene encoding tryptophan synthase subunit beta — protein sequence MTFNVDEKGYYGDFGGAYIPEMLYPNVENLRENYLQIMAEPSFKEEFDQLLKDYVGRPTPLYFAKRLSDKYNTKIYLKREDLNHTGAHKINNTIGQILMAKRLGKSRIIAETGAGQHGVATATVCALMGMECIVYMGEIDIARQAPNVARMKMLGAQVRPALSGSRTLKDATNEAIRDWINNPVDTHYIIGSAIGPHPYPDMVTRFQAVISEEIKWQLKEKEGKENPDYVVACIGGGSNAAGTYYHFLHEEEVGIIAVEAAGKGVDSGESAATSALGKEGIIHGCKTLLMQTLDGQITEPYSISAGLDYPGVGPMHAHLYKTARAEFISITDDDAMQAGLELSKMEGIIPAIETSHALAIFEHRKFKPDDVVVINLSGRGDKDLNTYIEYFNLA from the coding sequence ATGACATTTAACGTAGACGAAAAAGGATATTATGGGGATTTCGGCGGGGCTTATATTCCGGAAATGCTCTATCCCAACGTAGAAAATCTGAGGGAGAATTATTTGCAGATTATGGCCGAACCTTCCTTTAAGGAAGAGTTTGACCAATTGTTGAAAGATTATGTGGGCAGGCCCACTCCCCTATATTTTGCCAAGCGCTTATCCGATAAATACAATACAAAAATCTACCTAAAAAGGGAGGACCTCAACCACACCGGGGCTCATAAGATCAATAATACGATAGGTCAGATCTTAATGGCCAAACGTTTAGGAAAATCTCGGATCATTGCTGAAACCGGAGCAGGACAACATGGTGTTGCCACCGCCACAGTATGTGCCCTTATGGGTATGGAATGTATAGTTTATATGGGAGAGATAGATATCGCACGCCAAGCACCTAATGTGGCCCGCATGAAAATGTTGGGGGCACAGGTGCGTCCCGCCCTTTCCGGAAGCAGGACTTTAAAAGACGCCACTAATGAGGCTATACGGGATTGGATCAACAATCCTGTGGATACCCATTATATTATTGGTTCCGCGATTGGCCCTCACCCCTATCCCGATATGGTGACCAGATTTCAGGCGGTGATTTCAGAAGAGATCAAGTGGCAGTTGAAAGAAAAGGAAGGGAAAGAAAACCCAGATTACGTCGTTGCCTGTATTGGAGGTGGTAGTAACGCCGCCGGGACGTATTATCATTTCCTTCATGAAGAAGAGGTAGGTATTATTGCCGTTGAAGCCGCAGGAAAAGGCGTGGATTCCGGTGAAAGTGCCGCTACGTCAGCTTTGGGCAAGGAAGGCATTATCCATGGATGCAAAACCTTGTTGATGCAGACTTTGGACGGACAAATTACCGAACCCTATTCCATTTCGGCAGGTTTGGATTACCCAGGAGTTGGACCGATGCACGCCCATCTTTACAAGACAGCAAGAGCCGAATTTATTTCGATTACGGACGATGACGCTATGCAGGCAGGCCTGGAGCTTTCCAAAATGGAAGGCATCATCCCTGCTATAGAAACTTCGCATGCCCTTGCCATTTTTGAACACAGAAAATTTAAACCCGATGATGTAGTGGTCATCAACCTATCTGGTCGCGGCGATAAGGATCTAAATACGTACATAGAATATTTTAATTTGGCTTAG
- a CDS encoding phosphoribosylanthranilate isomerase encodes MINSFKNQEIKIKVCGMKYAENMEAVAQLGPDYLGFIFWEPSKRVFTGDLGRLPSSIKRVGVFVDAPIDEIIQKALKFELQAVQLHGTESPKFCKDLKENHTIQQLGNLEIIKVFSIKDDFDFSVLAEYEAVCDYYLFDTKGQLPGGNGYTFSWEVLKYYPSTKPFFLSGGIGLEELDKLATFLQRPESQFCHAIDVNSRFEVEPGRKQIEKLKIFMQFLRK; translated from the coding sequence ATGATAAATTCTTTCAAAAACCAAGAAATCAAGATCAAGGTCTGCGGGATGAAATATGCAGAGAACATGGAAGCGGTTGCTCAATTAGGGCCAGATTACCTAGGGTTCATTTTCTGGGAACCTTCCAAACGTGTTTTTACAGGGGATTTGGGTAGGCTACCATCTTCGATAAAAAGGGTAGGTGTTTTTGTAGATGCCCCCATTGATGAAATTATTCAAAAAGCTTTAAAATTTGAACTCCAGGCCGTACAATTACATGGTACGGAATCCCCAAAATTCTGTAAGGATCTTAAGGAAAACCATACTATTCAGCAGCTGGGCAACTTGGAGATCATAAAGGTGTTCTCCATTAAGGATGATTTCGATTTTTCCGTTCTGGCGGAGTATGAAGCAGTGTGTGATTATTACTTATTCGACACCAAAGGCCAGTTGCCGGGCGGTAACGGATATACTTTTAGTTGGGAGGTCCTAAAATACTACCCCTCTACCAAACCTTTTTTTCTGAGTGGAGGTATTGGACTGGAAGAGCTTGATAAGCTAGCGACTTTTCTACAAAGGCCAGAATCCCAATTTTGCCACGCCATAGACGTAAATAGCAGGTTTGAGGTGGAACCGGGGAGAAAGCAAATTGAGAAACTTAAAATATTTATGCAATTTTTACGAAAATAA
- the trpC gene encoding indole-3-glycerol phosphate synthase TrpC has product MNILDKIVLDKRKEVNLKKLIIPTSQLEASALFERPTNSLAKALQHSDTGIIAEHKRRSPSKAVINQNLNVQDVATGYENAGVCGMSVLTDGKYFGGSMDDLLLARASVNMPLLRKEFIIDEYQILEAKSYGADVILLIAAILSRDEIKAFSEFAKNLNLNVLLEVHNEEELHKSIMPSLDMLGVNNRNLKTFEVSLETSKVLSTIIPDDFVKVSESGISSIDAIQELKNYGYKGFLIGENFMKTENPGNSAQQFINSLKRA; this is encoded by the coding sequence ATGAATATATTAGATAAAATAGTCCTGGATAAGCGTAAGGAGGTCAATTTAAAAAAATTGATCATCCCCACCTCACAATTGGAAGCTTCGGCCCTATTTGAACGGCCAACAAATTCACTTGCAAAAGCTTTGCAACATAGTGACACCGGAATTATTGCGGAACACAAACGAAGATCACCTTCAAAAGCGGTGATCAATCAAAACCTCAATGTGCAAGATGTAGCCACTGGCTATGAAAATGCAGGTGTATGTGGGATGTCGGTACTAACGGATGGAAAATATTTTGGAGGTTCAATGGATGATTTACTGCTAGCAAGGGCATCGGTAAATATGCCATTGCTGCGCAAAGAATTTATAATAGATGAGTATCAAATCTTGGAGGCAAAGTCCTATGGGGCCGATGTCATTCTATTGATCGCGGCTATTTTATCGAGAGATGAAATAAAGGCCTTTTCGGAATTTGCAAAAAATCTGAACCTCAACGTTTTATTGGAAGTGCACAACGAAGAGGAACTTCACAAATCCATTATGCCCAGCTTGGACATGTTGGGGGTGAACAACAGAAATCTAAAAACATTTGAAGTCAGTTTGGAAACAAGCAAAGTCCTGTCTACCATTATACCAGATGATTTTGTAAAAGTCTCCGAAAGTGGTATCAGTTCCATAGATGCTATCCAAGAATTGAAGAACTATGGATACAAAGGGTTTTTAATAGGCGAAAATTTCATGAAGACAGAAAATCCTGGGAATAGCGCCCAACAATTTATAAATTCCTTAAAAAGGGCCTGA
- the trpD gene encoding anthranilate phosphoribosyltransferase has product MKQILNRLINHDVLSKADAKQVLVNIAKGDYNTSQIAAFLTVYMMRSVTIEELEGFRDALLELCLAVDLSAYNPIDLCGTGGDGKDTFNISTLSSFVTAGAGIKVTKHGNYGVSSTCGSSNVMEFLGIKFSSDPGFLEKSIDEAGICVLHAPLFHPAMKNVAPIRRELGVKTFFNMLGPMVNPAFPKNQMVGVFNLELARMYGYLYQKTDINFTVLHALDGYDEISLTGNTKTISNHSEAILKPSDFGVETILQSEITGGESIEESAQIFLNVLQGKGTDPQNNVVCANAGVAIATVKNVSPKEGFELAKESLLSGKGLAALKKLQAISAQ; this is encoded by the coding sequence ATGAAACAGATTTTAAATAGATTGATCAACCACGATGTCCTCTCTAAAGCGGATGCCAAACAAGTTTTGGTAAATATTGCCAAAGGGGATTACAATACCAGCCAGATTGCTGCATTTCTTACCGTGTACATGATGAGAAGTGTCACTATTGAAGAGTTGGAAGGATTTAGGGATGCCCTTTTGGAACTTTGTCTGGCCGTAGACCTTTCTGCATACAATCCAATTGATCTTTGTGGTACGGGTGGGGATGGCAAAGACACCTTTAACATTTCTACCTTGTCCTCATTTGTAACAGCAGGGGCAGGGATCAAAGTAACCAAACACGGAAATTACGGGGTATCCTCCACCTGTGGCAGTAGTAACGTCATGGAGTTTTTGGGAATTAAATTCAGTAGCGATCCTGGTTTTCTTGAAAAGTCGATAGACGAAGCTGGTATTTGTGTCTTACACGCCCCATTATTCCACCCGGCCATGAAAAATGTGGCTCCCATTAGAAGGGAATTAGGGGTAAAAACATTCTTCAATATGTTGGGGCCCATGGTCAATCCTGCCTTTCCAAAAAACCAAATGGTAGGCGTTTTTAATCTTGAGCTCGCCAGAATGTACGGCTACCTGTATCAAAAAACCGATATTAACTTCACTGTATTGCATGCTCTGGATGGTTATGACGAAATTTCCCTGACCGGGAATACCAAAACTATCTCCAACCATTCTGAAGCCATATTAAAACCATCAGATTTTGGGGTGGAAACCATTTTACAATCGGAGATTACAGGTGGAGAAAGTATAGAGGAGTCTGCCCAAATTTTCCTGAATGTCCTTCAGGGCAAGGGCACGGACCCACAGAACAATGTAGTTTGTGCCAACGCAGGAGTGGCAATTGCCACAGTGAAAAATGTAAGTCCCAAAGAAGGCTTTGAATTAGCTAAAGAGTCATTGCTATCCGGCAAAGGATTGGCAGCCCTTAAAAAACTTCAGGCCATTAGTGCACAATAA
- a CDS encoding anthranilate synthase component II: MKNILVIDNYDSFTYNLVHYLEDLNCEVTVKRNDQLNSDEVVPFDKIVLSPGPGIPDEAGLLKEIIATYAPTKSIFGVCLGQQAIAEVFGGSLDNLDQVYHGIATKITVIKDDILFKGMPKEIEVGRYHSWVVNTNLPLSLEVTSVDENGQIMSLRHKEYDVCAVQFHPESVLTPEGKMMLKNWVEN, translated from the coding sequence ATGAAAAACATACTAGTAATAGATAATTACGACAGCTTCACGTATAATCTTGTACATTATTTGGAAGATTTAAATTGTGAGGTGACCGTAAAAAGAAATGACCAATTGAACTCGGACGAGGTAGTACCTTTCGACAAGATAGTTCTTTCACCGGGACCAGGTATTCCTGATGAAGCAGGTCTTTTAAAGGAAATCATTGCCACTTATGCCCCTACTAAAAGCATCTTTGGGGTTTGTTTGGGGCAACAGGCCATTGCGGAAGTTTTTGGGGGTTCCTTGGATAATCTAGATCAGGTTTATCATGGCATAGCAACGAAGATAACCGTTATAAAAGACGACATCCTTTTTAAGGGAATGCCAAAGGAAATTGAAGTAGGTCGCTACCACTCATGGGTAGTAAACACTAATCTACCTTTGTCCCTTGAAGTCACATCGGTTGATGAAAACGGACAGATAATGTCCCTTCGGCATAAGGAATATGATGTGTGTGCCGTCCAGTTTCATCCAGAATCGGTGCTAACTCCAGAAGGAAAGATGATGCTGAAAAATTGGGTAGAAAATTAA